In Felis catus isolate Fca126 chromosome B1, F.catus_Fca126_mat1.0, whole genome shotgun sequence, the sequence TCTCTTGTCTTGAAGGAGGCTTACTCTCTTGTATTGAAGGAGCCTTACTCTCTTGTCTTGAAGGAGCCCTACTCTCTTGTCTTGAAGGGGGCTTACTCTCTTGTCTTGAAGGAGCCTTACTCTCTTGTCTTGAAGGAGTCTTACTCTCTTGTCTTGAAGGAGCCTTACTCTCTGGTTTTGGAGGAACATTTTGTGCTGGTTTTTCAGGTTGAGTAGGAACATTTAGCATCTGTTTTGAAGGAACCTTTTGCACTTGTTTTAAAGGAAAcgtttgtgtttgttttgcactttcagcttccttttcctttgattttttcttCATGCAAAGACAAATAAGACAACATAATAAGAGAAGCAACCAAAGAAGTGAGAATGCTAACAAGTaacccctctttattttttctctcttcggGGGTGGTCCACTATCAACACTACCTCCATTGCCCCGTTTTAGGCAGTTGGGTGGATCCCACAAATAGTTGCAATGGCAGTGATGTTTATTGTTGCAAATTCCCCTCAAGTTACAGAACTTAGGTGAACAACTACTATCCAAGCGAGATATATGGACACACTGCCTGTCAATGCAGAGATGTTCTGGGCCACACTCTGTGCCATCTTTCACTTCACCAATATCAGGTATGGGCATCCCAGAGTGGTAGTCAATACCCCAGCAGACGCCGTCATTGGAGTGAAATTGATGCACAGTATAATGTTCGTGCAGAGTGGGAATTTCTGTCACATTCTTACACTGAACTCTGCCACACAGGCTGTCTGagatattacattttatatatgcagCATTTTTGAGACCACAGTTACCAAAACGATCACCaagagtgtttatttttttgtagcaACTCTGACTTGCACTCGTTGCCTCTTGGCCAAAAAGCTGCTTACACTGTTCATTGCGGTCATTACAGTTCTTCTCATAGCAATAGGCACTTTCATTACAAGGAATTCCATCCTCCACATAGACATCATCCGGGCACATGTGGGATATGCCATCGCACCACTCTGGAAGATCACATTCATTGACCTGCTTTCTACATATGTTTCCTGATGGTAATAACTGGCAGTCCTTGCAACAAAGCCCAAAAGCACATGTAGACCCAAAGCTCAAAGTGCAGTTTGACAGACAGCAGGCATCttttgcacaactctgtaaaggTCCACAGTCACACTCCTCTTCATCTTCAACAATACCATTCCCACAACGTGTCTGTGAAAATATGTCCTTTGTGTGTATAGTGTAGAACAAACATTTTACCTGGTGTATAGAATATCTccaaaaataagaataactaCAATTGCTAAATTTAGTTATTGGTGGGTTTGAAAAGTGCATTATGCATTTAGGCACTGCACATGTACAAAAGTCAGTATCGTGAATCATACCCAAATTATGACCAATATGATGAGCCATTGCAATTGCAACAGTGCCCAAGGTTTTTTCTACATTAGTAACAATTGCACAATTAATGTGTGATTGACACAGTCCTTGAACGTAGCCTAAGCCACTCATTCCTCGTACtgtcttatttataaaaagatGTATAGTATCATGTGGTAGGCGGATATCaaggttttcctttttccaaagGCAAAAATATCTCAGAGATCTCCTTATATCATTTACTTCAATGTAGTTTTTTTCAGTCCAGAACTCCAAACCAAACAATAGCAATTTAAGACCCAAGACGTCATAAATGGAATCCACTATATTTACAATAGTATATAGGTCTTCATTAAActttgaaatgttcttttttatatgAAGATATAAACTATGGTCCACCACCACTGCTATTTCAATAACAAACATATGGAGCCACCAGCCCATATAAGAACTTTGTTTCTGAGTAGAATTATCAATCTCTTGAGACTCCCATTGGGGTACAATTTTCTCTCGCATAAAGTCAGAATTCATGATTGGGAATTGGGCTTCCTCACTCTCCATTTTATATACCAGATGTTCAAAGTTAGTAGAAAAAGTCATGGGCTCAATTTCATAAGCAATGTCATTTATCTGTAACAATCCTCGAAAACCACCGAAACAGTAACTGAGGGCGACcagggattctgggtctccctccacATAACCATGATAGTAGCAGTCATTCTGAACAAAAGGTTGGTCCTCAAGGAGAGCACCCTGGTCTGTATAGGTGAACACTGGGAGGTGTCTGGACAGCAAATGCTTCTTGACCTTTATATGGACAATGTGTCTCTTGCCCCCAAAATGCAGGCTGTAAGAGAGCCAGCCTGAAGGCTTCATGCCTCTGCCAGTGCCAGGTATCCTCAAAGGAATCACCACTTCTGGAGGACTATTATACTGGGGGTGCTCAGCCTGGGTGTGTCCACAAAAGAACAGACACACCCCAAACCAGTGTAGCAGAAATATGATCCTCATGTATAGCAGACCTTTAATCACAGTCATTACGAAGCCACCATTATGGAAATATTGGTCCAGATGCTCTGGCTTCTTATCCTGAGCTGGTCCATATGAAGGGCTAATCATTTGGGATCTGTGTTCTGGCAGAGTTGAACCATTACAGTATCACCcctataaggaaaacaaaaagcaacatgTGGATGGAAGTGGTTATGCctggtgaagaaaaagaaaaaggcatgcaATAAAAGTAATTAGTGTTTGCTCAAGGAATAACCCAGGAAACTTCCTAGAATTGCTCTTAAGAATTAATACAGCAAAAAGGGACTCAGGGTATATAGAAGAATGAAAACTGGCTACATATTTATAGTTATTAAACCTAGATGATGGGAAAATAAGGATTTATTGTACTATTCTATAAATATGCATATGCATGaacatttccaaaattaataGTTAAAACAGAAGGGTCTTAGAGTTAGGTGACCTATATTGCTGAGATTGTCTCAATTTACACATGTTAAATTGGCATAAATAGTAAtacctctttctgtttttcaaactcAACTGATTagttaagagacttttttttgtaaaaagcacttataatattttttaatattatgatattttaatattaatttaacataaatataatttaatattaatttaatattaattttaatatttttcatggtGCTTACCACATACCTCCCTGAAGcaaaaaggtttatttcttttttcttccttacattATTCTTACTAGGCTTATCAGACTAGAAATACTCAAGAGCATTATTTGTGCCTTTCACAAATGTTGGTATCTCCTATAATGCCTATCTTAATTCTTTACGTAATAAAAAATGGTTGACTTGACTTTTATTGTTCTTTGGAATGTTACTCAATAGTGTTTatactttattacatttttaatatagaaCATCATTCAAAAAAATTGGCCAATTTAATTTCTGCAACAAGGTCATATAAACTCAGTTTCTCTGCTTGTTCCCTCTAAATGTAACTAAATACCCTGAAAACATTCAAtgagagggagaaggcaggccAACATGGCAGGGAAATAGAGGTATCTGTACTTCCcgcatctctcaaacaaagaagtactcaagccaaaggactttgaaccccagaagtctgggaggaaaagagactgagtcttAAAAGGAGATACCGGGACATCCTTGATGGAATATAGGTGGGTGATTGTGAACTGGAGGAGATAAAACGGGCTGCATAGGCATCAAGGGGAAGGATCCCCTTTTGaggaaagacaaagggaagagaaagagcggctggggaagcataggactgtatctggacaagagataAACCTTGGACTGGGACTGAGAGAGATCCCATAGTTAACTGTGGGACTTTCTTTggactggggccagctgcccCATTCGCGTacctggggaggggagccaggtTCTGTGGTAGGTTAGGGTGCAGGCTGCAGTAGGAGAAAGtggtcccctccctggagtgctgtgggataGAACAAAGCCTGCTGTGTCTGCCACCCCCAGGCTTGGCAGCTATGTCAGCGGTGCAGTCCACAGCTGGAAGTGCTCCCTGAAATGCTGCGGCATAGAAAAAGCCAGCTGGGACCACATCTCAAGCTGCACAGAGAGGCACCTCCCCAGTGCGAGAGTGCACAGagtgggactttgaatcctagcaaAGCACAGGGTCAGGGGAGTCAGTGAAACCAGAAGGACTGCCCCCTCTGCACCTGCAACACAGTAAGGACAATTTGAATGGAGTCCACCAGGTCGTGGAGAATGGACTGGGTATCATCAtttccccccctccacccccaccaccaccaaggaaGGACCTATAGTGGAGGTGGGaccagcctacaccaaaccactCCCCTCCATGCTGGGTAACTGTGCATCTCCTGGAGCAGATAGATGCTGTGCAACCAGATGGCTCCATCATCCAGACCAGTGATGCTGCCTAGCCTGGATTAATTCCAGGacaatttttgttatttagatgtattctcccttctttttttttttaattttttttttaacatttatttatttttgagacagagagagacagagcatgaacaggggagggtcagagagagagggagacacagaatcggaagcaggctccaggctctgagccatcagcccagagcccgacacggggcttgaactcacagaccgcgagatcatgacctgagctgaagtcggacgctcaactgactgagccacccaggcgccccgagacgtATTCtcccttcttatctcttccctcctctagctggttactctggttgttggtttgtttaagcagacatatttaatccattctcttcatacatgttctacacctccttctctgctttcctttctctctctctggaataatcaagccgtatagtttctctgtctgggtaccTTTATCTTcgtccctgccccctccttctttattttcctttctctccctggtTTAAGCCATTTAGTCTCTCGGCctgtcaatgtttattttctctttgtccctgcccctgtcatttctctctttctatgtgttcttccatcagcaccgcctctactctgttctttacttgtacttgtttctggttttttgcttttggattgtttttgtttgtgtgtgtgctttgtgtgtgtgtgtgtgtgtgtgtgtgtgtgtgtgtgtgtatctgtttacttgtttgttttatttgtgtgtttgcatgtctttgtttcatgttcatctgtttgttttcctttccacggttacttcaaagaaaagaatcaaagcaCACCTCGTGGTGGATCCAAAACATCATTAcgagtaaagaaataaaataaccaaagacacaacaacagaaagaaagTAACACtttccaaaaaacacctcctaaaGGGCTGGGTAGTAGATGACCACCCTTTAATATAGCATTGCTCACAGatgcagagcacataacaagcttttaaaactcataatggacagaaaactagccaaaattatgaaatgggagaattcccctgaaaagaaattccagaaagaagtgacagctaaagaaatgatcaaagcagatataagcaatataacggaacaagaatttagaataatagtcataagattaatcattGGGTTTGAAAAAGGCataaagacagcagagaatctactactgcagagatcaaggaactaaaaaatagtcatgatgaattaaaaaatgctataaatgaaatgcaaaataaaagggaGGCAGGCACAGtgtggattgaagaggcagaggggcaaataggtgaattagaagataaagttatggaaaaagaggaagctgagaaaaagagagattaaaaaaatccaggatcatgaggagagaattagaaaactaagtgatgcaatcaaatggaacaatatccgtatcataggaattccagaaaaagagagagaaaggggctgaaggtgtccttgaacaaatcatagctgagaacttccctgatctggggaaggaaaaaggcattgaaatccaagaggcacagagaactcccttcagatttaacttgaatcgatcttctgcatgacatatcatagtgaaactggcaaaatacaaggataaagagaaaattctgaaagcagctagggacaaacattctctaacatataaagggagaccgataagactcgtgaccgatctctctactgcaacttggcaggccagaaaggaatgtcaGGAGatcttcaatatgatgaacagaaaaaatatgcagccgagaatcctttatccagcaagtctgtcattcagaatagaaggagagataaaggtcttcccaaacaaacaaaaactgaaggaattcgtcaccactaaaccagccctacaagagatcctaagggggatcctgtgagacaaactACCAGaaacatcgctacaagcatgaaacctacagacatcacaatgactctaaacccatatctttctataataacactgaatgtaaatggactaaatacaccaatcaaaagacatagggtatcagaatggataaaaaataagaccaatctatttgctgtctacaagagacccattttagacctgaggacaccttcagattgaaagtgaggggatggagaaatatttatcatgccactggaagtcaaaagaaagctggagtagccatactttatcagacaaactagactttaaattaaaggctgtaacaagagatgaagaagggcattatataataattacagggtctatccacgaggaagagctaacaattataaaggTCTATGTACCGAATAtgggaacccccaaatatataaaccaattgctcacaaacataagcaactttattgataagaattggtaattgcaggggactttaacactccacttacagcaatggatagatcatctagacacacggtcaataaagaaacaagggccctgaatgatacattggatcagatggacttgacatatatttagaactctgcatccgaaagcaacagaatatactttcttctcgagtgcacatggaacattctccaagagagatcacatactgggtcacaaaacagcccttcataagtttacaagaattgaaattataccatgcacgctttcagaccacaatgctatgaagcttgaaatcaaccacaggaaaaagtctggaaaacctccaaaagcatggaggttaaagaacaccctactaacgaatgagtgggaaaaccaggcaattagagaagaaattaaaaaatatatggaaacaaacgaaaatgaaaatacaacaatccaaacgctttgggatgcagcgaaggcagtcctgagaggaaaacatattgcaatccaggcgtatctcaagaaatgagaaaaatcccaaatacaaaatctaacagcacacctgaaggaactagaagcagaacagcaaagacagcctaaacccagcagaagaagagaaataataaagatcagagcag encodes:
- the ADAM29 gene encoding disintegrin and metalloproteinase domain-containing protein 29 translates to MISPSYGPAQDKKPEHLDQYFHNGGFVMTVIKGLLYMRIIFLLHWFGVCLFFCGHTQAEHPQYNSPPEVVIPLRIPGTGRGMKPSGWLSYSLHFGGKRHIVHIKVKKHLLSRHLPVFTYTDQGALLEDQPFVQNDCYYHGYVEGDPESLVALSYCFGGFRGLLQINDIAYEIEPMTFSTNFEHLVYKMESEEAQFPIMNSDFMREKIVPQWESQEIDNSTQKQSSYMGWWLHMFVIEIAVVVDHSLYLHIKKNISKFNEDLYTIVNIVDSIYDVLGLKLLLFGLEFWTEKNYIEVNDIRRSLRYFCLWKKENLDIRLPHDTIHLFINKTVRGMSGLGYVQGLCQSHINCAIVTNVEKTLGTVAIAMAHHIGHNLGMIHDTDFCTCAVPKCIMHFSNPPITKFSNCSYSYFWRYSIHQVKCLFYTIHTKDIFSQTRCGNGIVEDEEECDCGPLQSCAKDACCLSNCTLSFGSTCAFGLCCKDCQLLPSGNICRKQVNECDLPEWCDGISHMCPDDVYVEDGIPCNESAYCYEKNCNDRNEQCKQLFGQEATSASQSCYKKINTLGDRFGNCGLKNAAYIKCNISDSLCGRVQCKNVTEIPTLHEHYTVHQFHSNDGVCWGIDYHSGMPIPDIGEVKDGTECGPEHLCIDRQCVHISRLDSSCSPKFCNLRGICNNKHHCHCNYLWDPPNCLKRGNGGSVDSGPPPKREKIKRGYLLAFSLLWLLLLLCCLICLCMKKKSKEKEAESAKQTQTFPLKQVQKVPSKQMLNVPTQPEKPAQNVPPKPESKAPSRQESKTPSRQESKAPSRQESKPPSRQESRAPSRQESKAPSIQESKPPSRQESRPPSRQESRAPSRQESRAPSRQESRAPSRQESRAPSRQESKATLRQESRAPSRQVSKVSTQSAKQQKAQPSKPPQKLQSQASLSLQQGKGGKQRPSLVKNVPK